From the genome of Suricata suricatta isolate VVHF042 chromosome 3, meerkat_22Aug2017_6uvM2_HiC, whole genome shotgun sequence, one region includes:
- the MSTN gene encoding growth/differentiation factor 8, with protein sequence MQKLQIYVYIYLFMLIVAGPVDLNENSEQKENVEKEGLCNACTWRQNTKSSRIEAIKIQILSKLRLETAPNISKDAIRQLLPKAPPLRELIDQYDVQRDDSSDGSLEDDDYHATTETIITMPTESDLLMQVEGKPKCCFFKFSSKIQYNKVVKAQLWIYLRPVKTPTTVFVQILRLIKPMKDGTRYTGIRSLKLDMNPGTGIWQSIDVKTVLQNWLKQPESNLGIEIKALDENGHDLAVTFPGPGEDGLNPFLEVKVTDTPKRSRRDFGLDCDEHSTESRCCRYPLTVDFEAFGWDWIIAPKRYKANYCSGECEFVFLQKYPHTHLVHQANPRGSAGPCCTPTKMSPINMLYFNGKEQIIYGKIPAMVVDRCGCS encoded by the exons atGCAGAAACTGCAAATCTATGTTTATATTTACCTGTTTATGCTGATTGTTGCTGGTCCAGTGGATCTAAATGAGAACagtgagcaaaaagaaaatgtggaaaaagagGGGCTGTGTAATGCATGTACTTGGAGACAAAACACTAAATCTTCAAGAatagaagccataaaaatccaAATCCTCAGTAAACTTCGCCTGGAAACGGCTCCTAACATCAGCAAAGATGCTATAAGACAACTTTTGCCCAAAGCTCCTCCGCTCCGGGAACTGATTGATCAGTACGATGTCCAGAGAGATGACAGCAGTGATGGCTCTTTGGAAGACGACGATTACCACGCTACCACGGAAACGATCATCACCATGCCCACCGAGT CTGATCTTCTAATGCAAGTGGAAGGAAAACCCAAATGCTGCTTCTTTAAATTTAGCTctaaaatacaatataataaagTTGTAAAGGCCCAACTGTGGATATATCTGAGACCAGTCAAAACTCCGACAACAGTGTTTGTGCAAATCCTGAGACTCATCAAACCCATGAAAGACGGTACAAGGTATACTGGAATCCGATCTCTGAAACTTGACATGAACCCAGGCACTGGTATTTGGCAGAGCATTGATGTGAAGACAGTGTTGCAAAATTGGCTCAAACAGCCTGAATCCAACTTAGGCATTGAAATCAAAGCTTTAGATGAGaatggtcatgatcttgctgtaaCCTTCCCAGGACCAGGAGAAGATGGGCTG AATCCCTTTTTAGAAGTCAAGGTGACAGACACACCAAAAAGGTCCAGAAGAGATTTTGGGCTTGACTGTGATGAGCACTCAACAGAATCTCGGTGCTGTCGTTACCCTCTCACTGTGGATTTTGAAGCTTTTGGATGGGATTGGATTATTGCACCCAAAAGATATAAGGCCAATTACTGCTCTGGAGAGTGtgaatttgtgtttttacaaaaatatcctCATACTCATCTTGTACACCAAGCAAACCCCAGAGGTTCAGCAGGCCCCTGCTGTACTCCCACAAAGATGTCTCCAATTAATATGCTATATTTTAATGGCAAAGAACAAATAATATATGGGAAAATTCCAGCCATGGTAGTAGATCGCTGTGGGTGCTCATGA